The genomic segment TGTGCTAATGTGGGAAGATCTCCAAGATATATTAAGTGACAAAAGCTAAGTGTAGAATAAAATGTAGGTAATGAACCCAGTTGAGTAGGGATTTTTAAAGGATGTATATGATTTATTCTGATATATGCACAGAGaagtttctagaaataaaaacaggagtttAATGGTGATTTCCTTTTGGGGAGACTAGGAATAAATgatggagagattttttttttacacctttctataaatttttttacatgtgcatgtgttatCCCACACCCCCTTTTTCAAATAGCTAAAAACAAATTCTACAGTGGTGAGATCTAGCAGAGAATCTGTTCACCCAGATGTAGTTTCCAGAATTTACATACTTTTAGTCTACTCATTTATATagtcaacttttctttttcaaattacgAATACCTAAATAGTTTTTTTCatgatctatttttgttttaaattactaTGAAATGTTTTATGATGTATAAAACTATAATACTTCACTCTAAAAACACTGTCTTTGAAGATTATTAATGACTAATCTGGCATTTTGGGCATCTTAGAGGAGGCACAGTGATGTGATAGGAAAAACAGCATAGAGACTTTAGAGTCATACAGACCTGAATATTTCAGCTTAATACAAACTAGCTTTtaaccttgggaaagttacttaaaatAGCCGAACTTCAGATTATCAAGCCCTGCATTTGCAGAGTAATTGTAAAGATTAAGTAAAAAAAAGGTATGCAGTCCCTAGCATGTCGTAATTAAGAAACCTTCATTTCTTCTCTTGTCATCTCTCCCTATCCCTCAAAGATGACTTTCAGTCTTTGTCTGCATTGTCTGGCTCTTTTATATCACACTTAGGAAacttggggctgggcgcagtggctcatgcctgtcattccagcactttgggaggccaggcgggcagatctcttgagttcaagaattcgagaccagcctagacaatgtggcgaaactctgtctctgcaaaaaaaatacaaaaattagccaggtggtggtcatgcctgaagtcccaactactcaggaggctgagatgggaggatcacctgagcctgggagtttgagactgcagtgtgatcatgccactgcactccagcctgggcgactagaGTGAAACCctgattcaaaaaataaaataaaaaaatgaaagaaagaaaacttggtaATTTAGCAATGTTTGGATATAGGATCAGAGCAAGGTGACACAGCAGTGATAAATTGTTcgggtgtttttgtttgtttgttttttgttttaattacagaATTGTGGGGAATTTTGGAGTATCGGCAGAATCTCTAGCACAGCTCATCTTGTGTGCCATTGTTACgaattgtttctaatgttcaactTACCCAACAGAATATATTTACAGTAGCAACACaggcaatgccctattcttcgtTGTAACTGTGTCTTCTGATTGACTCTGTTTGGTAGCAGGGACATACTATCGTCTTTGGTCTATAACTCTTTAGACAGTTTGGAAATCATGAGATAAGAAGAATACCTCACCTTGCAGTTTCATTCGGTTTCCTATCCTCAGAAGCTCTTAAACAGCTAAAATTCTAGCAGTGGCTAGAGAAACCTGCATTGCTCAGGGCCTGAGTAACTGTGCCCATCTGGTGCTGAAAGACCAAAAGTGCTATTGTACTGTCCTTCCCGCTCCAGCCCCTAGGCCCCTCATTCCCTGACTATACTCTAGCCTAATGGTCTCCTTCTAATTCCTTGAAATTGCCAAATTCATTCCTGCCTCCGAGCCTTTGCATGCACTTTTCCTTGTTCCCACCATTCTGTTCTCCCTCCCTCACCACAGCCTGTCAAATATCAGTTAAATCTGAGGCTTagggtggggcctggtggctcatgcctctaatcccagcactttgggaggccaaggcaggtggatcacaaggtcaggagatcgagaccatcctggccaacatggcgaaaccctatctctgctaaaaatacaaaaattagctgagcgtggtggtgcgtgcctgtaatcctagctacttgggaggctgaggcaggagaatggcttaaaccagggagtcagaggttgtattgagccgagatcacaccactgcattccagcctggcaacagagcaagactccgtctcaaaaaaaaagaaaaaatctgaggcttaaaaattctatcattttgagctgggcacagtggtgtatgTGCATAGTCCcagccacacaggaggctgaggtgagaggatcacttgagcccaggacttcaagactacagtggctatgatcgtgccactacgctgaagcctgagtgaaagagtgagaccctcatctcttttaaaaaaaaaaagaaaaaaaaaaaaaccgccaggagcgatggctcatgcctggaatcccaacactttaggaggttgaggtgggtgaatcatttgtagcaaggagttcaagatgaacctgggcagcaaagcgagaccctcatctctacaaaaaaacatttttttaaaaaacgggctgggctgggccgggcgtggtggctcacacctgtaatcccagcattttggaaggccaaggcgggtgaatcacgaggtcaagagatcgagaccatcctggttaacatggtgaaaccctgtctctactaaaaatacaaaaaaaaagttagctgggcatggtggtgcgtgcctgtaatcccagctactcaggaggctgaggcaggagaattgcctgaacccaggaggcggaggttgcagtgagccgatatcgagtcattgcactccagcctgggtaacaagagcgaaactccgtctcaaaaaaaaaaaaactggctgggcatgtacatatagtcccagctactcaggaggctgaggcacgatgATTGCTTGAtcacccaagagttcaaggctgcagtgaactctgattgtgccactgcactgcagcctgggcaacaaagcaagacccatctcattttttaaaaaaagttctattGTTTGAATGGGTATCATGTTTGTTTTAACTATAAATATTTACAGTACTTGGTTTTACTTAGATTTGTATAGCTTACAAATCCTGTCACTGAGGATTCAGTTCTCTTCCCCACAGACACAGACAAAATCAGGAGTTCCGCAAGGAGCAGTGTTGAGTCCTGCTTTTGGCAAACTCACTCCTGTAGGCCTTGCTCTAGGGATTGAATTCTTCACACAGTAGGGCCCATAGGCTAGGGGACTTTGTGGAACTTGGAATTTGTCTTAATGATGGAGCAGGGGATAAAGTCAGTTTCTCTTTGGACTGGAATTagtactaatttttctttctcttacagcACCGAACAAGATTTGTGATGAAATGGAGCCTGGAACAAACTCTTTTCGGGTAGAATTTCCtgatttttccagcaccattctACAGAAACTGAACCAGCAGCGCCAGCAAGGACAATTATGTGACGTCTCCATTGTTGTCCAAGGCCACATTTTCCGGGCACACAAAGCTGTTCTTGCTGCTAGTTCACCCTACTTTTGTGACCAGGTACTCCTGAAAAacagcaggagaattgttttgcctgatgTGATGAACCCGAGAGTGTTTGAGAACATTCTCCTATCTAGTTATACAGGACGTCTAGTAATGCCCGCTCCAGAAATTGTAAGTTACCTGACAGCGGCAAGCTTCCTCCAGATGTGGCATGTGGTAGACAAATGCACTGAAGTTTTAGAGGGAAACCCTACAGTCCTTTGTCAGAAGCTAAATCATGGCAGTGACCACCAGTCACCAAGCAGCAGTAGTTATAATGGCCTGGTAGAGAGCTTTGAGCTGGGCTCTGGGGGTCATACTGATTTTCCCAAAGCCCAGGAACTGAGGGATGGTGAGAATGAAGAGGAGAGCACCAAAGATGAgctgtcatctcagctcactgagcaCGAATACCTGCCCAGCAACTCGTCCACAGAGCATGACCGACTGAGCACAGAAATGGCGAGCCAGGATGGGGAGGAGGGTGCCAGCGACAGCGCCGAGTTCCACTACACCCGGCCCATGTACAGCAAGCCCAGCATCATGGCCCACAAACGCTGGATCCACGTGAAGCCCGAGCGCTTAGAACAGGCATGCGAGGGCATGGATGTGCACACGGCCTACGACGAGCACCAGGTCACAGAGTCCATCAACACTGTGCAGACAGAGCACACGGTCCAGCCTTCGGGAGTGGAGGAGGACTTTCACATcggggaaaaaaaagtagaagctgAGTTTGATGAACAGGCTGACGAAAGCAATTATGACGAGCAGGTGGATTTCTATGGCTCTTCCATGGAAGAGTTTTCTGGAGAGAGGTCAGATGGGAATCTAATTGGGCACAGACAGGAGGCTGCCCTCGCAGCAGGCTACAGTGAGAATATTGAAATGGTAACAGGGATTAAAGAAGAAGCTTCCCATTTAGGATTCTCAGCCACCGACAAACTGTATCCTTGTCAGTGTGGGAAAAGTTTCACTCACAAGAGTCAGCGAGATCGACACATGAGCATGCACCTTGGTCTTCGGCCTTATGGTTGTGGTGTCTGTGGTAAGAAATTCAAAATGAAGCACCATCTCGTGGGCCACATGAAAATTCACACAGGCATAAAGCCTTATGAGTGTAATATCTGTGCAAAGAGGTTTATGTGGAGGGACAGTTTCCACCGGCATGTGACTTCTTGTACCAAGTCCTACGAAGCTGCAAAGGCTGAGCAGAATACAACTGAGGCTAACTAAAAATAGGTTCTGGCCCTTGAGTGGCATGCACAAAAATAAACTATGGTAATTAATGCAAATCTGGGCACAGATGATGCGTGCTACTTGCTATTATGagagaagcttaaaaaaaaaaaaggaagatatttcTGAAAGACCAGCTCTAAGTAggccaattaaaaaaatctaattcctGAAATTTGTGTGTTCCAGTCCTGGCCTGGAATGGGTAATGGGGTGAGTTAACCCAGTGCCCAGCTGGCAAGGTAAACCTTCCGACCGGTTGTGATCGAGACAGGTGGACGGAGTCACCTGCTCTTGGAACTGGACTCCACCCCACCAGTTCCGTTTCAAGTGGCAACAGCTCTGGATCACTCATTGTTACAAGGTCgtgctgaaattttattttgctcttgCTATAGATATTTAGTAATATGATTTGATTTGGTAGCTGTTTCACTGAAGGAAATGCTACTTATGTAAAAGCTACAAATCATGGGATTCCTAGGATGAGAAATTGGTTAACAGAGCTCTTTCTGGTGTATTCTTTGTAAAGGATATTTTAACTAAAAGTATGGAGATGCTAAGAGAGTGACTTTCTGAATATGAAACAGATAACTTACGGTACAAGTTTCAGTTTCTATAAGATGCTGCTACTGTCACAGAGTGTTTCAGACTCTTGATAAggcagtgttttgtattttagtactaACATAGAGTTTGAACAGTTGTATCTAATTGTAATTCTCTAGGGTGCCAGAGAGAGATGTTTCTCATTGGTTTGCTTTCCCAAATCCTGTTTACTTAATTGTAGCCCCCATGCAGTGGGATCTACTCTATGGCTGGTAGACACTGAGCTGCTGTGACTCTGATCATGGTACCACGGGCCACTGCAGCCCCTGCTCTGTCTTCGATTATGGTGCTTTACAAAGACGGCAGTCAGCACCATGCTTATTGGGAAGGAGCCACAAGTTGTGGCTGAGAGTTCCCTGTGGACTTTAGTAGTTCATAGAGTGTAAGGCGACACTCCACCAATCAGTGAGAGTGCAGATAGGATTCTGAGTGGTTATAGCTAAGGGGAAAAAGCTCCCCAAGAAGAACGTTGAAAATACATTCTTTCAAGGTGGGGGAGATAGTCTTTAGAGGGGTACACTGAGTTAATACTGCCAGTTCTTTATGAGTGCTGGAATGTGGTTTTGAAAGGAGTCCTAAGTTTAGCAAAGTCGTCTACAGATTCATGCTCCCAAATTATAGATAAAGCTGCTTAAATTTACAATTCCACGAAGCTatgcctaccaaaaaaaaaaaagcagctattcTGAGACCTTTTCTGCCCATCAGTTAGATGGTTTAGGTCAAAAAGAAAGGTATATTACACATGCTTTTAAGCTGTGTAATCTACCTGAGGTTATTCCCAGGGTAGGACAGGGTGCCACTACTATGTCATCTTTTCCATAAATGTACTGGTTTATTTACTTCTAAACAGAaacttttttcccttaaaataaaaataatttttcttggaTTTGGGGTGACATTTTAATTTGGCTTTGCTGTAATATTATAGACATTGCTGGCAATGGCCTCTGATTCTCAAGCTCCTAACACCAAGGTGTTTACTTGTTGAACATTGtctggaaagaggaaagaaaatacttaTTTACCAGTTAACTCTTGTAAGCAAGATTACAAACAGGGATTTATTCACAACACTGTATCATTCTCGATATATAATAAGCACTttgtatttaaaactttattataaatatatatatatatatatatatattgttttttttaacctagaAACTAGATATTACCTCTTGGTTGTTTGCCACATGAATAGCTTCTCTTAGTATTGAAACATTACCAATTAGCAGTCCTTTCTCTGTACCTGACACACGTATAGAGAGGTGACTGTATAATCAAGCCTcatgtctccttttctttttctcagtggGTTTTTAGGTATGATCCTAGCCATTATATTTGAGGAGAAATTGTTTTATTACTCCTACTAATTTCAGTACTAAGGTGGTGATGCCATTTTGTTCTGCCAAAAACTGATCACCCTCTCCCATGGTATTAGCAGAACATTTCTGCCTGTTTGGAAGGTTTGGTGTGCTGTTTCTCATTAAAGACTATTCCTATAAGCATTAGGACACTGTGGGAGAACAGTCTGCAAGgtaaaaatatagatattctgGGAGAGTTGTggtccttcagttctgctgaaATCAGCATAGTGCCCTCGTCACGAGGAAGAGTTTTTGTTCAGCCAAGAGTGGTGGCCAGCCCTTGGGTGGTAGTTTTGGAAGCAGTCAGTTGTGCCAGGACTTATTAATATGTTGTAAAGAGAAGAGTGTCTTCTTGAAAGCCTTATGTGTCCATCAGCTACTAAATGTAGAACTGAAATAAGTTTCTCACATCtgttctttttaagttttctgtggTATTTGagtttttggtagaaattgggATCGTTTATCAGGCAACCAGACCCTGTGAGGTGGTAAGTATCTGAAATGCTGGCCATGTTCAGAGAGGCAGGAGAAGGGGATTGCTTTAGTTTGAATATTAAAAGTGAATTTTTGTAAACTCtgagttttacctttttttcctccccacCTTGGGTTGGAGGAATAGCCTCTTTCTTTCATCTCAATTCAGCTTTAGAAACCTTTATCCTTCCTAATGAGTTTGGATTGTTGTGGGTAACACTGTTCAAATAGTCTTTCAGGGATCACGTCAATGGCCTACAACCAAGGTATTTGTCCCCTACTCTGAGTCTTAACTGTGGTTTTTCTTCAATCCCTGTGGGAAAGGGCTTCAAGGCACCACCAGTGGTATTTAATATTCATACTTATAccggccagacatggtggctcacacctgtaatcccaacactttgggagaccgaggcgggtagaccacaaagtcagaagttcaagaccagtctggccaagatgatgacactccatctctactaaaaatacagaaattagccaggccgggtggtgggtgcctgtaatcccagctacttgggatgctgaggcagagaattgcttgaacctgggaggcggaggttgcagtgagcctagatcgctccactgcactccagcctgggcgacagttcgagactctgtctcaaaaaaaaaatagtttatactTACACCATGTTTTTACCTTTAGATACACACATGACAGTAATCCACATGGTAAAGTGTACGTCACCATTAACTAAGGAAGGACTGCAATAACTTTCCCTGCAGGGCTGTGGGGTGCCTACAGGCGCTCCAGGGCCCCAGCCTGTTGATTCTGATTTCTAGGTCTCATCTTCCTCTGGTCCCTTTTGGCCATTACTTTAAAAGCTTGCCCAAAAGGATCCCCTCCATTCTAGTGGGCATTTGCTGAACTAACCTGACCCTAAGGCTGGCTTCTAACCACTGGGGAAAGCCACTTAGCCTCCGGGGCTCCCTTCTTGAGAGGCTCACACATCCCCAAGTTGCTGTGGAAGTGAAGTTGAGGCATAGCAGAAGCTTCAAAGCCGTGCTTTCCGTGGGGAAGGGGATGTGATGTGgcctcctggctgggtgtggagaGGACGCCATCACAACAAGTCcaggtttttgcttttggaagGTCTGTGATAATTTAGGGTCTCTGGAAACCAGCCACATGTTATCTCCAATCCCTTCCATGCCACCAGTTTTGTGATTTAGGTTGCTTTAGTGGGTGACTAACTTTGTTCAGTGAAACCAGggtttgtttggggttttttcttTGCTACTTACATATTTAAAGGTACAAGTTTCTTATTTCAAATCTCTACTGATAGTGCCCTATGGGAAGATGCTGGAACACATTTTGCAAatgtgacttatttttttttttgcttgaagcCTGTGTCATGTTAGTTGCtgctgccttctttccttttatgAGGTTCCCAATGTTTCGTCCAGAAAAGTACTTTATTTATGCAAGTCAGGTGACTCTTAGGCCACAAAACCATTTGATGATAAAAAGATTATCATTAG from the Callithrix jacchus isolate 240 chromosome 1, calJac240_pri, whole genome shotgun sequence genome contains:
- the ZBTB43 gene encoding zinc finger and BTB domain-containing protein 43, which encodes MEPGTNSFRVEFPDFSSTILQKLNQQRQQGQLCDVSIVVQGHIFRAHKAVLAASSPYFCDQVLLKNSRRIVLPDVMNPRVFENILLSSYTGRLVMPAPEIVSYLTAASFLQMWHVVDKCTEVLEGNPTVLCQKLNHGSDHQSPSSSSYNGLVESFELGSGGHTDFPKAQELRDGENEEESTKDELSSQLTEHEYLPSNSSTEHDRLSTEMASQDGEEGASDSAEFHYTRPMYSKPSIMAHKRWIHVKPERLEQACEGMDVHTAYDEHQVTESINTVQTEHTVQPSGVEEDFHIGEKKVEAEFDEQADESNYDEQVDFYGSSMEEFSGERSDGNLIGHRQEAALAAGYSENIEMVTGIKEEASHLGFSATDKLYPCQCGKSFTHKSQRDRHMSMHLGLRPYGCGVCGKKFKMKHHLVGHMKIHTGIKPYECNICAKRFMWRDSFHRHVTSCTKSYEAAKAEQNTTEAN